The genomic stretch tttcgcttgtgcttaaggtggctcttgaagtccttccagccgggtggaagttttTCAATGACCGTGCCCGCCGTGAAAGCTTCAGGCATGGCCATTCCCTCGGCGGCGAGGTCgtggatgatgagctggaactcttgcacttggtccatgattggtcgggagtcgaccattttgtagtccaagtacttagctattacaaatttcttagtaCCCGCATCATCACTACGGTACTTCTTATCGAGCATTTCCCACACTTGTTTTGATGTGGGAATAGTACAATACACGTTATagagactatcatctaaagcacttaaaataaagtttttacaaagatagtctCCTTTGCGCCAAGCGTCATACTTGACGTACATCTCGACACGTGCCTCATCCTCGCTTGGCGGGGTTGGCTCGTTCTCCTTGAGGAAGTTAACGACGCCCAACgttgttaggtagaacaacattttctgttgccatcTTTTTAAGTTCGTTCCAGTGAACTTCGACGGCTTCTCAGCTGTCAATGGACCAAATCCGTTGCCCCCGTAGGAGCTAACAATTGGTTGGGGCACAGTACCCCCCACAGTTGCGTGGAGCATGGAGGCCCCCGCATttgtgccgaccccgaaggatccagcTCCCATGCCGACCCCGatggatccagcacccgtgccgaccccaatggatccagcacccgtgccgaccccgaagggtCCAACACCCGtgctgcccccgaaggagctagcacccgtgccgaccccggaGGGTCCAGCACCTGTGCCGTGCCCGAAGGCCCCCGACACTTGACCCAAtgaaggatccaatggaaccacTGAAAGTGGAACCGATCGACCCACTCGAAGTGAATCCAGAAACTGTCCCAAATGGGTTGTCAAACACCCAAGGGGCTGTTGATGAAGAGGTTGAGAAGCCAGGAGTCGGAATCGTCGTTATGTCCGACGACGTGTTGACGGAAGCGACGGGGGACACGGTGGATGgaacggtggcagcggcggtagacgggtcagtcgacatctccaagcaaaggTGTTGATTTCAGTTTAGTTGGTGTGTGTAAAGTTCTTTAGTGGCAagaatatctcgtcttgcgattgttgtcgaaatgagatacaagtcttgccgagcgaaaattacaatgaaaataaacaaaggAAAATTACATGGAAAAACTGAAACAATTACATGGGAAAATATCTGTGGAAAGcagtaagccgagtcgaggagtcccctttccgcaagacgagatacaccccggtagtgctctcggtttggcgtgtcgtccccaaagataaaacggcttcgtctttgaagtagcagcaccgctagcaacagagctccggtgaacgggagtaaggcgggggcagagcttcgacgagAAGATATGCAGAGAGgaagagagcgtgtatgcaggaatgcttgtgtattctatgtctagaatgcaatggatgcatgcctatttataggccaagtccacctgcagggcattgatggagtcaatagccattatgtgtgccatgatggcttgaccgtaaccgccgggggttattgactagtgcactagccagtgggagctgaagagacacgacgcacctggacatgctacacgacgggatacgccatggaccgtcggggtccatcggggaccttttttCTCCctttatgcgtcggggtccagcggggaccttttgactcccgttgtgagtcggggtccagcggggaccttttgtctcccgtcatgcgtcggggtccagggggaaccttttgtctcccgtcatgcgtcggggtccagcgggaccatgacgtggaccTGACctgtcggggatagcgtggagttcggggtggtctaaaaagaacaagcggggctcgaaccacgctcaacgaccagctccaaagaacagcccaaagaccacccaaggcacaaggcaccagGCACCAGGTGCACGGGGCACGGGGCACGGGGCACGGTGAACGGCTCGCGactcgcgggcgggcggcggcggcgcgcgcgtgtgggctctgtcacccgtcttattccacgataattattacacataataattcatctgattaaatacttcatcaaagaagtctatcatccccgatgtgggataattaatacttagttaattaatcccttagtcttttcacatagctcatttctagctttattgtgaccaactttaatatattatttctcactcaccgggaattggatttgagaaaatgaatatactacggtcatctactcggaacgtagatcgacgttattgcatttaatttcacaaaattaaatgtcttgtaatatttattattagtcaaaaatcatttgaccaagcacgattccaataTACTATTGAGAATTGCTTTCATATtcgtaagagcatctccaatggcagaCGTCCGGTCGGATATCGGCGAAGAgtgaccgggacgtccgccattgtggcgtggcaagttggatacggacgtcccgtaaggacgtcggatgtcctcggacgtgcgggcgacgggcgggcggacgtccggtatttaattttttttaaactttatatatacggctcgttgaacttcatttaattcgcaccacttgtgttaacaagtttctctcttcttttactacaaatttcatttctacttaatggagaacgacaggaactcccccgccacgagcgagtcgccgACTCCGACGTTTCCCGCCGAACTGGAGGGAAACTctagcggaaatgcgacaacggtTCCAGCAATAtcggggatgggtggaatgggtaggatgggtggtatgggtcggatgggtgggatgagtggtatgatgtccccttactgcaatatgtacaattggatgggtggtatgatgcccagggcagcggggatggggggcatgaccccaaatatgatggggatggggatgggaatggggggcatgaccccaaatatgatggggatgagtgggatgatgccggggatgatgcagactatgcctgggggagggggtggcaggggccttgaaccactagcggacgatgtctatcgccggcgtggaaactttctcttttgaggagttggggctatctccagtcagggagactcccgatgatgtggggacagcggcaaggggcaggggcaagggccgtggcaggggcaagggcaaggggaaagccatgggctcttcctcgcgaacggtggctgaggaggaggatgatgaggagacgggaaagaggacggtctggagcgtatgggaaaacgtcgcgctttcgaaggcttgggtttcaatagtcgaggatccctatgtcggtgctaaccaacatattgacagactgtgaCATCGCgtcgctgaagcctacctcaCACACAAACCGGTTGGGGCGAAGTGTCGCGTTCCCgaacaatgccggaaacagtgggagcggttgaggtctaagcttagtcgatttgccggcatataccaaaacaatctccgccagacaaccagcggtatgtccgaggaggatgtgaaGAACCGTGCCTTGGCGCAGTACCCCGACAGATCCTTGAAGTTCAAAGAtttcgaccagtgggaggcctatctcgtggtgaaggattcccaaaagttttgtgggggtgtcgaatcgggctggCAGAAGCGGACAAAGATCAAtgcttccggtgaatacagcagcagtgctggttcacacgagctcccagaagccgaggaagtgtccccgctacctcaatcagactccCGCCGGTGAcgtcgcccgattgggcaaaaggctgcgtagcggaaggctaggggaagcagcagcggtagcgggtcgttcgaggtccaatcggaggccGCTGCTCCCCCAGAAGAGTACGATCGTCTCGCCCGCGCGCAAATAACGACTAgtttggtccggaccatgcataggtggcatagcacgacagatcttgtgtacaaaaggatgttgaaggatgtcatcgatggatgtcggcacgatttggggatgccaccaattgaagatgatggcgccgagattagcggcggggacgacggggCCGGCACGGGCGAGGGCgagggcggcacgggcgacgagtaaaacgcggagtgagccgagtctaaattttcccgtattatgttatttttattatgtaattttttttcttttttattatgtaatttttttttctttttttgtaattttttttaatgaagcattcgcaattttcccgtattccatgtcaaaattataattccgttacgtttataaataattgtgattttttttttattgcgggaagtcctagtgggaagggcgatgggaagggcggattgtgaaggggatgtcctagtgacatggcagtgggatgagaagtcctagtgacgtggcaggaagtgtttttgggaagtcctagtgtaTGTTCGAatgggacatccgtgcattggagatgctctaatgtttaaaatttaaattaagttATGTGGAACTTTTTGTTGGAATTGTAGTATATATATGCCGTAAAAGAAAAGAGGTGTGTTAAATCTCAGCGAGTTAAGAGTCGTTATAGGAAAGGTAAGAACAACCACGATTTTGCAACATACCTCAAAATCTCAGATCGTTCTCATCAGATTCAGATCCCACATCACTCGCTATTCTTGTCATCGCGATGGCGTCAGCCCTATTTTCCGGCCTCAGATACTCCGACAGCCTCACCGTCGTCGGAATTTCCTTCTGCACCGCCGTCGTCTGCGAGGCCATCTCATGGCTGCTCATCTACCGCACCGCTTCCTACAAATCCCTCAAATCCACCATCGACAAAGCCTCCAAAAAGCTCGAGATCATGAAGACGACGGACGTCAACTCCGCCTCCGCGAACCTCCTCAAAAAGACTTCTAAAACCAAGAAAATCGACCGCGTCGAGACCTCTCTGAAGGAATCCAGCCGCGATCTGTCCATGTTCAAGTTCAAATCGGGCGGCGTCGTTGCCCTAGTTTTGTTCATGGTCTTCGGATTGCTCAATAGTTTGTTTGAGGGGAAACCGGTCGCCAAAATTCCGTTTGTTCCGATCAAATTAGTGCAGAAGATGAGCCACAGGGGATTGGCGGGTGATGATATGACGGATTGTTCCATGGCGTTTTTGTACTTGCTGTGTTCGATCAGCATTAGGACCAATTTGCAGAAGTTTTTGGGATTCTCCCCACCGCGTGGAGCTGCTGGCGCCGGCTTGTTCCCAATGCCAGATCCCAAGTCCAGCTGAGGAATCAGAATTTGATCCAGGTCTTTTTGCTGCTTTATTTTTGGTTGATTATTCCTTCTCATTAAATGAGATTGgcactattttatttatatttagctCTCTTAACTATTCGGATACTGAATAAGAGCTGTAATTTGAATATTTGACGTTTCTTTCTTTCGTCGTTTTAACGATATCCCCTTTAGTAACTATCATCGTTATAACTTTGctttattaatattttgtttcTGGTACATGGTATAATCTGAAGTTGTCATAAACTTACTTACACTCCATCCAGATGCTTGTGTTTGTGCATTGCTGGGAAATAGTATAAATTGCTTGTGTAATGAGAGTGTGTTTCTTAGATAACCTTAGTTCAATTCAAGAAGCTCCGAATGTAGGTGTGCGTTAATTTAGTTTTCCTGTACATCCTAGAAACTAAATCTTACAAGTTTTTTTGTCAATGAATTGTCCATCTATTAATTTGTTATTGTTCTTGTGGCTCTACTTATAGCTGCCTTTGTTTGCTTAGAGTTGTTAAAATTGGATGGAATACTTTCCATGTAACAAGTTTGTACCcatgattttttttgtgattgtaCGACCTTCCTCGTTGATGTATTCTTATGTTATGGCCTTCGCTCAAAACTTGAAGCGAAAAGTTTTTACTTAAGAATCTTTAGTTGTTGTAGTCTGTTATGAATG from Salvia splendens isolate huo1 chromosome 4, SspV2, whole genome shotgun sequence encodes the following:
- the LOC121801499 gene encoding calcium load-activated calcium channel-like, producing MASALFSGLRYSDSLTVVGISFCTAVVCEAISWLLIYRTASYKSLKSTIDKASKKLEIMKTTDVNSASANLLKKTSKTKKIDRVETSLKESSRDLSMFKFKSGGVVALVLFMVFGLLNSLFEGKPVAKIPFVPIKLVQKMSHRGLAGDDMTDCSMAFLYLLCSISIRTNLQKFLGFSPPRGAAGAGLFPMPDPKSS